A genomic window from Pecten maximus chromosome 2, xPecMax1.1, whole genome shotgun sequence includes:
- the LOC117345377 gene encoding uncharacterized protein LOC117345377 gives MAQVAITKTQFQTKLKQLLEKDDRDCNLLVDVYIEFERYTNGSSLVKENVLRFDPKFFDHVKKGITDLKEVGRPILVIGETSAGKSSFLNLMMGRKVLPELTAPCTHCMCCIKKGTKLEARVSSFDGSKQSNVQVISGDGIKDDEFRHKLQELVNEANCEEVPERCIEIFVPSSILEDNVYLVDTPGFGESAQVTKSLVKYLPKAIGIIFILNPTVALGIADDRGVLILDEIKRLQAEDQLPSFDPSKIIFIANKWDQVSEEERKDHRRKIIEKMETVWPNFQENQLLPLSVIDVLRIQKTGVINEEYKSALADYQTVLDKIRVVVECCANARSRKHMEFLSRVFKHIKTFVDSSVTFVILSAEEKRMKVERLRTLVSGMESTYEKGKKAVEGFADDIEENWRRTFINI, from the exons ATGGCCCAGGTAGCCATCACCAAGACGCAA TTTCAAACCAAGTTGAAACAACTACTAGAGAAAGATGATAGGGACTGCAATCTCCTGGTTGATGTATACATTGAGTTCGAAAGATACACAAACGGAAGTTCGTTAGTGAAGGAAAATGTCCTCCGATTTGATCCTAAATTCTTTGACCATGTGAAGAAAGGCATTACAGATTTGAAAGAAGTTGGCCGTCCAATTCTTGTAATTG GAGAGACCAGTGCCGGAAAAAGCAGTTTCCTGAATTTGATGATGGGACGAAAAGTCCTTCCAGAGTTAACGGCTCCTTGTACTCACTGCATGTGTTGTATAAAGAAGGGCACAAAACTTGAAGCCCGCGTCAGCTCGTTTGATGGTTCTAAACAGAGCAATGTCCAGGTTATCAGTGGTGATGGTATCAAAGACGACGAGTTTCGACACAAATTACAGGAGTTGGTGAATGAAGCTAACTGTGAGGAGGTCCCGGAAAGATGTATCGAGATCTTTGTGCCTAGCTCCATATTAGAG GACAACGTGTATCTAGTGGATACCCCTGGATTCGGTGAAAGTGCACAAGTTACGAAGTCACTGGTGAAATACCTTCCCAAAGCAATTGGCATcatctttattctcaacccgACAGTCGCTCTTGGGATTGCTGACGACAGA GGTGTTTTGATACTAGATGAAATTAAACGGCTGCAAGCAGAGGACCAGTTGCCATCATTTGACCCTAGCAAAATTATATTCATCGCCAACAAATGGGATCAAGTATCTGAAGAAGAAAGAAAAGACCATCGGAGGAAAATAATCGAAAAAATGGAGACCGTTTGGCCAAATTTCCAGGAGAACCAATTATTGCCACTTAGCGTAATTGAT GTTCTGAGAATACAAAAGACCGGAGTTATTAACGAGGAGTACAAATCGGCATTAGCAGACTACCAGACTGTTCTCGACAAAATTCGTGTAGTCGTTGAATGCTGTGCTAACGCCAGGTCACGAAAACACATGGA gtttttaaGCAGggtttttaaacatataaaaacCTTCGTGGATTCTTCAGTAACATTTGTTATCTTGTCCGCGGAGGAAAAACGCATGAAAGTCGAGAGATTGAGGACTCTTGTATCCGGGATGGAATCCACATACGAGAAG GGGAAGAAAGCTGTTGAAGGTTTTGCTGACGATATTGAAGAAAACTGGCGAAGAACGTTCATCAATATTTGA
- the LOC117345391 gene encoding uncharacterized protein LOC117345391, giving the protein MKKGLDSLSRHPFGDHSLCDKSWCRFISNPKEVYRSLPHGKPITDPQLQQTLTEVFNSYIHHAEKLSSLGSTQANESFNRIVGSKAPKSQHYSGSASLNYRVAGGVLQKNSGHTYLSMVHRKIGLSPGTHTLKLGILKDLQNRRRRAIATTKKAKKKRLALKAKRMQANTANEIREGTSYHPAIDTLDISADSIKEIPEPQPSPTMETSPLPKKCSAVYFDLESTGLARTSHLTQIAAVFGEESFDTYVIPRIQISPTASTVTGLTCINRTLFYKGHPVNSVSISVAIQHFITYLKKQTPPVFLVGHNIKNFDCPLLLNALEAVGKTDEFLECVSGFLDTKLLFKIGMPGLSSYSQPNLFKLITKSNYEAHDAVQDVISLQKLVRESKLEISDESYANATFSVDSAKESHGYAKRVRVNLPSLKGLVGRKILSGAMARKAAGSGLNYSCLKLAYTRNGVDGIRNVFGEKCGMKGVRVTRSSKIADTVGRYFSELQMCVNEV; this is encoded by the exons ATGAAGAAAGGTCTTGATTCACTGTCCAGACATCCATTTGGTGACCACAGCCTATGTGATAAATCCTGGTGTCGATTCATATCAAATCCAAAGGAGGTTTACAGATCTCTTCCTCATGGCAAACCTATCACTGACCCCCAACTCCAGCAAACTTTGACCGAAGTATTTAACTCCTATATTCATCATGCTGAGAAACTTTCATCACTTGGAAGCACCCAGGCTAATGAAAGTTTTAACAGAATTGTTGGTTCAAAGGCTCCAAAATCACAACACTATAGTGGTTCAGCTAGTTTGAACTACAGGGTAGCTGGGGGAGTTCTGCAAAAGAATTCAGGACACACTTACCTATCAATG GTTCACAGAAAAATTGGATTATCTCCTGGTACACACACCTTGAAGCTGGGAATTCTCAAAGATTTACAAAATCGGCGCAGGAGAGCAATTGCAACAACaaaaaaagcaaagaaaaaAAGACTTGCATTAAAAGCAAAAAG AATGCAGGCAAACACAGCAAATGAAATTAGAGAAGGCACGTCATACCATCCCGCCATAGATACCCTGGACATATCAGCTGATTCCATTAAAGAAATTCCTGAGCCTCAACCATCACCTACAATGGAGACTTCACCTCTACCAAAGAAATGTTCAGCAGTTTACTTTGACCTTGAGAGTACAGGGCTAG CTAGGACTTCTCACCTCACTCAAATTGCAGCAGTGTTTGGAGAGGAAAGTTTTGACACCTATGTGATACCACGTATCCAAATATCGCCTACAGCATCTACAGTTACTGGGCTCACATGCATAAACAGGACACTTTTTTATAAAGGCCACCCTGTTAATTCTGTTTCAATTTCAGTAGCCATACAACATTTCATTACATATTTGAAGAAACAAACACCACCCGTGTTCCTTGTTGGACACAATATCAAAAATTTTGATTGTCCACTGCTTTTGAATGCATTGGAGGCTGTTGGTAAAACAGACGAATTTCTAGAATGTGTGTCAGGATTTCTTGATACTAAATTACTGTTCAAGATTGGGATGCCTGGCCTTTCTTCATATTCACAACCAAATCTGTTCAAACTAATAACCAAATCTAACTACGAAGCTCATGATGCTGTACAAGATGTTATTTCTTTACAAAAGCTGGTGCGTGAGAGTAAATTAGAAATATCTGATGAGAGTTATGCAAATGCCACATTTTCGGTTGATTCAGCAAAAGAGAGTCATGGATATGCAAAGAGAGTACGAGTGAACCTACCTTCTTTGAAAGGTTTGGTAGGGAGAAAGATTTTAAGTGGAGCTATGGCTAGGAAAGCTGCAGGCAGTGGACTAAACTATAGTTGTTTGAAATTAGCATACACAAGGAATGGAGTGGATGGTATAAGAAATGTTTTTGGAGAGAAGTGTGGTATGAAAGGGGTAAGAGTGACCAGATCTTCAAAAATTGCTGACACTGTTGGGCGATATTTTTCAGAGCTGCAAATGTGTGTAAATGAAGTATAA